In the Candidatus Hydrogenedentota bacterium genome, one interval contains:
- a CDS encoding sodium:solute symporter, with amino-acid sequence MWSLNSIDYAVIVVYFLALVILGLALERMASKSLEDYLIGGRRLPWWALGVSGMAYFLDMTGTMVITSFLFMLGPRGLFIEFRGGAVLGLVFMMLWSGKWHRRSKCLTAAEWMIFRFGDGFGGRFAQAVMALARVVITIGMLAYLIKGAGLFLSMFFPFSPFWCTVIMIAITTVYTMISGFYGVVFTDLFQSLIILVGAIIISVMAVTQIAGVEDFGALAAQITGNAQWMTTAPQWRTTMPAGYEPYEALIMFAFFYLLKTTFAGPDSGGDPRYFGARNDRECGLLSAFWIFLMTIRWPMMMGFAAMGIFLVRDLFPDHGVMLQTADLIKQQLPDLDKAQWATALSAIANHPEQYPQALISGLQQLLGADVWNKKLMLIGFEGGVDPERILPAVLLYNIPAGLRGLLLIVLLAAAMSTFNATVNAATGFVTRDIFQKYIHPKAKTRELIYVSWATVVALVSVSFVFAYWVKSINDVWGWIIMGLGGGLLVPSFLRLLWWRFNGGGFAVGTFVGMTAAIIQRVMYPQLTEVWQFIFLASIGFAGAIVGTYLTKPEDPEVVGRFYRITRPFGLWGPFRKQLPAAEQEALRLEHRRDILCVPFALLWQVTMFILPMQAVIGAWSSFLPTAVLFLIGLTGMYFLWFRHLPKENYFESGEEAGVKLGDA; translated from the coding sequence ATGTGGTCGCTAAACAGCATTGACTATGCCGTAATCGTTGTCTATTTCCTGGCATTGGTGATTCTGGGCCTTGCGCTTGAGCGCATGGCTTCGAAAAGTCTCGAGGACTACCTCATCGGCGGACGCCGTCTGCCGTGGTGGGCTCTGGGCGTCTCGGGCATGGCCTATTTCCTCGACATGACCGGAACTATGGTCATCACGTCGTTTCTCTTCATGCTCGGACCCCGCGGACTTTTCATCGAATTCAGAGGCGGAGCCGTCCTCGGACTTGTATTCATGATGCTGTGGAGCGGGAAATGGCACCGGCGCTCGAAATGCCTCACGGCGGCCGAGTGGATGATTTTCCGGTTTGGCGATGGGTTCGGCGGCCGCTTCGCGCAGGCCGTAATGGCGCTGGCGCGTGTCGTCATAACAATTGGGATGCTCGCCTACCTAATTAAGGGTGCTGGGCTGTTCCTGAGTATGTTCTTCCCGTTCTCGCCGTTCTGGTGTACCGTCATCATGATTGCGATTACTACCGTCTACACGATGATCTCCGGCTTCTACGGCGTGGTCTTCACCGACCTCTTCCAGTCTCTCATTATCCTTGTCGGCGCGATTATCATCTCTGTCATGGCGGTTACGCAGATTGCAGGCGTAGAAGACTTTGGGGCGCTCGCCGCGCAAATCACCGGCAATGCACAGTGGATGACTACCGCGCCGCAATGGCGCACAACCATGCCCGCAGGCTACGAACCCTACGAAGCCCTGATCATGTTCGCGTTCTTTTACCTGCTGAAGACGACCTTTGCGGGGCCTGACTCCGGCGGCGACCCTCGCTACTTCGGCGCCCGCAACGACCGTGAATGCGGCCTCCTTTCCGCCTTCTGGATCTTCTTGATGACCATCCGTTGGCCCATGATGATGGGCTTTGCCGCAATGGGCATCTTTCTCGTTCGCGATCTCTTTCCGGATCATGGCGTGATGCTGCAAACCGCCGACCTCATCAAACAGCAGTTGCCCGATCTGGACAAGGCCCAATGGGCGACCGCGCTATCGGCCATCGCCAACCATCCCGAGCAATACCCCCAGGCCCTGATTTCGGGGTTGCAGCAACTATTGGGCGCTGACGTCTGGAACAAGAAACTGATGCTGATCGGTTTCGAAGGTGGCGTCGATCCCGAACGCATCCTGCCTGCCGTATTGCTGTACAACATCCCCGCCGGTTTGCGCGGGCTTCTGCTGATCGTGCTGCTTGCGGCGGCGATGTCCACTTTTAACGCTACCGTCAATGCCGCCACCGGTTTCGTCACGCGCGACATCTTCCAAAAGTACATCCATCCCAAAGCGAAGACCCGCGAGCTCATCTACGTGAGCTGGGCAACCGTCGTCGCTCTCGTCTCCGTTTCATTCGTGTTTGCCTACTGGGTCAAGAGCATCAACGACGTTTGGGGATGGATCATCATGGGATTGGGCGGTGGTCTTCTTGTCCCAAGCTTCCTGCGCCTGTTGTGGTGGCGGTTCAACGGCGGTGGATTCGCGGTGGGCACCTTTGTCGGTATGACTGCGGCAATCATTCAACGAGTGATGTACCCACAGTTGACCGAAGTGTGGCAATTCATTTTCCTCGCCTCGATCGGTTTCGCCGGCGCAATTGTTGGCACCTACCTGACGAAGCCCGAAGATCCCGAAGTAGTCGGCCGCTTCTATCGCATCACGCGCCCCTTCGGCCTTTGGGGACCGTTCCGCAAGCAACTACCCGCCGCGGAGCAAGAGGCGCTTCGCCTCGAGCATCGCCGCGATATCCTTTGCGTGCCCTTTGCGTTGCTGTGGCAGGTGACCATGTTCATCCTGCCTATGCAGGCTGTCATTGGAGCCTGGAGCTCTTTCTTGCCCACAGCGGTCCTATTCCTAATCGGTCTGACCGGCATGTACTTCCTGTGGTTCCGGCATTTGCCCAAGGAGAATTACTTCGAGTCCGGTGAAGAAGCAGGCGTTAAGCTGGGCGACGCGTGA